Proteins from a genomic interval of Sphingobacterium lactis:
- a CDS encoding PQQ-binding-like beta-propeller repeat protein, translating to MKKIFLLLLLFPIALCAQTFKFAQVTDTHVGGATGADDLRRTVLDLNHQQDIDFVILSGDVTEFGSDAELALAKQILDSLNLPLYVVPGNHDSNWSESGANSFRKVFGAETFFFEHKGFQFIGTTSGPNMRMSPGQIPRENLVWMDSIFQVHADPSKPLIAINHYPLDSSLNNWYENIDRIKARNIQFALCGHGHSNKLYDWDGVQGIMSRSNLRAKDSVGGYNIITVTADSAFFQVRKPQTLTENHWLKIALKKDIDSSINYKRPDFGVNQTSKAKVAWSYVDYGDIGAGISTDGKLLFTANTVGDVYALDLKSGKKVWSFKTGGKVYSTPAYHKRTIVVGSSDHFIYGLDARTGKLRWKVAADKAVLGSPAVAKGIAYIGASDGVFRAIDVRSGKVVWTFDHVKGYVSTLPTLADNKVIFGSWGNGFYALDQRTGQLQWEWHNGHANRMFSAAACYPVVSNNRVFIVAPDRYMTAIDLKTGKTIWREKQDAYRVRESMGLSKDGKMVYAKTMDGELIGVPVTAENMNVSWKAKLKMPYELAPTAIYSDKKYTFVPSDKGVMTAVDSKTGEVVWTYKLSNALINPPLVLKNKIAVSTMDGKIMLLTI from the coding sequence ATGAAGAAAATCTTTTTATTGCTACTGCTCTTTCCAATTGCCCTTTGCGCACAGACGTTCAAATTTGCCCAAGTTACAGATACCCATGTTGGTGGAGCGACCGGAGCTGATGATTTACGGAGAACTGTTCTCGACTTAAATCACCAGCAGGATATTGACTTCGTCATCCTCTCAGGTGATGTGACTGAATTTGGATCGGATGCCGAACTGGCATTGGCCAAGCAGATTCTTGATAGCTTGAATCTCCCGCTATATGTGGTTCCCGGAAACCACGACAGCAATTGGTCCGAAAGCGGAGCAAACAGCTTCCGTAAGGTATTCGGTGCAGAAACCTTTTTCTTTGAACATAAAGGTTTCCAGTTTATCGGAACTACCTCTGGGCCGAATATGCGCATGAGTCCGGGGCAGATCCCAAGAGAAAACTTGGTCTGGATGGACTCCATTTTCCAGGTACATGCTGACCCTTCGAAACCCTTGATCGCCATCAACCACTATCCGTTGGATTCATCCCTGAACAATTGGTATGAAAACATCGATCGTATCAAAGCTAGGAATATCCAATTTGCCCTTTGTGGACATGGCCACAGCAATAAGCTATACGACTGGGATGGGGTACAGGGAATCATGAGCAGATCAAACCTGCGCGCGAAAGATTCCGTAGGTGGATACAATATCATTACGGTGACGGCAGATTCTGCATTCTTCCAGGTGCGGAAGCCACAGACCCTCACTGAAAACCATTGGCTGAAAATTGCCCTTAAAAAAGATATTGATTCCTCTATAAATTATAAGCGACCAGACTTTGGGGTAAACCAAACCAGCAAGGCGAAAGTAGCCTGGTCCTATGTCGACTACGGAGATATTGGTGCAGGAATAAGTACGGATGGGAAGCTGCTCTTTACCGCAAATACAGTAGGGGATGTGTATGCATTGGACCTCAAAAGCGGGAAGAAAGTATGGAGCTTCAAGACAGGGGGAAAAGTGTATTCCACCCCGGCCTATCATAAACGAACGATTGTTGTTGGCTCTTCGGATCATTTTATCTATGGTCTGGATGCCAGAACAGGAAAGCTCCGGTGGAAGGTCGCCGCTGACAAAGCTGTACTTGGATCACCGGCAGTAGCGAAAGGAATTGCGTATATCGGTGCTTCGGACGGGGTATTCCGTGCCATCGATGTGCGATCCGGCAAAGTGGTCTGGACTTTTGACCACGTGAAGGGTTACGTCTCTACCTTACCTACGCTTGCGGACAATAAAGTCATCTTTGGCAGTTGGGGCAATGGTTTTTATGCCCTTGACCAACGTACCGGACAATTGCAATGGGAGTGGCACAATGGACACGCCAATCGCATGTTCTCAGCAGCAGCCTGTTACCCCGTTGTCAGCAACAATCGGGTTTTTATCGTTGCCCCGGATCGCTATATGACAGCCATAGACCTAAAAACCGGAAAGACCATCTGGCGTGAAAAGCAGGATGCCTACCGGGTTCGGGAATCCATGGGGTTATCCAAAGATGGGAAAATGGTGTATGCCAAGACGATGGACGGGGAACTGATCGGGGTGCCCGTTACAGCGGAAAATATGAACGTTAGCTGGAAAGCAAAACTAAAGATGCCTTATGAATTGGCACCAACGGCAATCTATTCCGATAAAAAATATACTTTTGTACCCAGTGATAAGGGAGTGATGACGGCTGTGGATAGCAAAACAGGGGAGGTCGTATGGACCTATAAACTATCCAATGCGTTGATCAATCCACCACTGGTGCTGAAAAATAAAATTGCTGTCAGCACAATGGATGGCAAGATTATGCTCCTAACCATCTAA
- the murQ gene encoding N-acetylmuramic acid 6-phosphate etherase, producing the protein MINTTEKDSNYQDLDKMSVQEILTNINNEDKTVPLAVEKVIPQIEALVNVIVERMKGGGRLFYIGAGTSGRLGILDASECPPTYGVPFDWVIGLIAGGDTAIRKAVEFAEDDVDQAWKDLEEYAINDQDVVIGIAASGTTPYVIGGLDQANAKGIATGCIVCNGNSPVAARAKYPIEVIVGPEFVTGSTRMKAGTAQKLVLNMVSTSVMIQLGRVKGNKMVDMQLSNHKLVGRGVRMVMAETGTDEETATTLIEEFGNVRKAIDNYNLKNSK; encoded by the coding sequence ATGATTAACACAACGGAGAAAGATTCCAATTACCAAGATCTGGACAAAATGAGTGTCCAAGAGATCTTAACGAACATCAATAATGAAGATAAGACCGTTCCGTTGGCGGTAGAGAAGGTCATTCCGCAGATTGAGGCCTTAGTCAATGTTATCGTTGAGCGCATGAAGGGCGGGGGTCGCTTATTCTATATAGGTGCCGGAACTTCGGGTCGTTTGGGGATCTTGGATGCGTCGGAATGTCCGCCAACCTATGGTGTTCCTTTTGACTGGGTAATTGGTTTGATAGCAGGAGGCGATACAGCCATCCGTAAAGCGGTTGAGTTCGCGGAGGATGATGTTGACCAAGCATGGAAAGATTTAGAAGAGTACGCGATCAATGACCAGGATGTCGTGATCGGTATTGCTGCTTCCGGTACAACACCGTATGTGATCGGCGGACTGGATCAAGCGAATGCAAAAGGGATTGCAACGGGATGTATCGTTTGCAACGGCAATTCACCAGTAGCTGCTCGTGCAAAATATCCAATTGAAGTGATCGTCGGACCAGAATTCGTTACAGGTTCAACCCGCATGAAAGCAGGGACGGCACAGAAACTCGTGCTGAATATGGTCAGCACATCGGTCATGATCCAATTGGGCCGTGTAAAAGGCAATAAAATGGTTGATATGCAGCTTTCCAATCATAAACTGGTAGGACGCGGTGTCCGCATGGTCATGGCAGAAACCGGTACTGATGAAGAAACAGCGACCACATTGATCGAGGAATTCGGCAATGTGCGTAAAGCAATCGATAATTATAACCTGAAAAACAGTAAATAA
- a CDS encoding sodium:solute symporter, producing MSPIILLTFIVVYFAVLLGVAYFTSKNSSDNSTFFVANRNAKWYMVAFGMIGTALSGVTFISVPGDVGNTPGGLTEPNNFSYFQFVLGNAIGFIIIAYVLLPLYYRMNLTSIYTYLEERLGFKSYKSGAMIFLISRTIGSAFRLYLVAIVLQRYIFDAWGVPFILTVAVCLVLIWLYTNKGGLKTIIITDTLQTTFLLLAVVLSIYFMADGLGWTLGEAFEKVKESTYSKVFIWENLLGDPRNIWKHIIGGIFVTIAMTGLDQDLMQKNLSMKTIKEAQTNMMTFTGIFVVINLFFLAVGALLYFYADANGIDIATLGKSDFLYPEIALRHLSILPGIIFMMGLTAATFATTDSALTALTTSYCVDFLNFNKKENPNDPKLIKQRNFVHLGFSVLMLMVILLFHVINDESVVSAIFKIAGYTYGPLLGLFSFGILTKRRVNDNLVLYICIIAPILIFLLTQYVLPHTAYKIGFELIVYNGLITFIMLWLTSPGKVISTTDSA from the coding sequence ATGTCACCGATTATCCTTTTAACCTTTATTGTGGTTTATTTTGCAGTGCTATTGGGGGTAGCCTACTTTACGTCCAAGAATTCTTCGGACAATTCCACATTCTTCGTTGCCAATAGAAATGCCAAATGGTACATGGTTGCCTTCGGTATGATTGGTACGGCACTTTCCGGCGTAACGTTTATCTCGGTACCCGGTGATGTCGGAAATACCCCTGGCGGTTTAACGGAACCCAATAACTTCAGTTACTTTCAATTCGTACTCGGAAACGCCATAGGTTTTATCATTATTGCCTATGTGCTCTTGCCTCTGTACTACCGCATGAACCTCACTTCCATCTATACCTATCTAGAAGAACGGCTGGGTTTCAAGAGCTATAAATCCGGAGCGATGATTTTCCTGATCTCCAGGACCATTGGCTCTGCTTTCAGGCTCTACCTGGTGGCCATCGTGCTACAGCGATATATTTTCGACGCCTGGGGTGTCCCTTTTATCCTGACCGTCGCCGTATGCTTGGTGCTGATCTGGTTATACACCAATAAAGGAGGCTTAAAGACCATTATTATTACCGACACTTTGCAGACAACGTTCCTGCTTTTGGCCGTGGTGCTTTCCATCTACTTTATGGCCGATGGCCTTGGTTGGACGCTGGGCGAAGCTTTCGAAAAAGTGAAAGAAAGTACATATTCCAAAGTCTTCATCTGGGAAAACCTTTTGGGTGATCCACGGAACATCTGGAAGCATATCATTGGCGGTATCTTCGTGACGATCGCGATGACGGGTCTGGATCAGGATTTGATGCAGAAGAACCTCAGCATGAAAACCATCAAGGAAGCTCAAACCAACATGATGACCTTTACAGGGATCTTCGTGGTGATCAATTTGTTCTTCCTGGCGGTAGGTGCATTGCTGTATTTCTATGCCGATGCCAATGGTATCGATATTGCTACTCTTGGTAAATCGGATTTCTTGTATCCAGAAATTGCATTAAGACATCTTTCCATTCTACCCGGAATTATCTTTATGATGGGATTGACCGCTGCAACCTTCGCAACGACCGACTCTGCTTTGACAGCGCTGACCACTTCCTATTGTGTCGACTTCCTGAACTTCAATAAAAAGGAAAACCCGAATGATCCCAAGTTGATCAAACAACGTAATTTTGTGCACCTTGGATTCTCGGTATTGATGCTGATGGTTATCCTGTTGTTCCATGTTATCAATGATGAATCGGTGGTTTCTGCGATCTTCAAGATTGCTGGATATACGTATGGTCCGCTATTGGGTTTATTCTCATTCGGTATTTTGACCAAGCGTCGTGTGAATGATAATTTGGTGCTTTACATCTGTATTATCGCACCGATCCTGATTTTCCTATTGACGCAATATGTATTACCGCATACAGCCTATAAGATTGGCTTTGAGCTGATCGTCTACAATGGCCTGATTACATTTATCATGTTGTGGTTAACTTCCCCTGGGAAAGTTATCAGCACCACCGATAGTGCATAA
- a CDS encoding purine-nucleoside phosphorylase, which yields MIESAVQAIRRKIGDFTPEFGIILGTGLGKLVNEIEIEHQMMYSNIPNFPISTVEFHSGKLIFGTLNGRKVVAMQGRLHYYEGYDMPEITFPVRVMKVLGIQKLFVSNASGSLNPDIKKGDIGIIEDHINLLPDNPLRGSNDEDFGPRFPDMSQPYNFKMIEQALDIAAKLHVRAHKVVYVSAPGPNLETRAEYRYMRIIGGDIVGMSTVPEVIVANHMGLPVFAISVITDEGFHPDLRPVSLKEIVEVATEAEPKMTSILKELIAMQ from the coding sequence ATGATTGAATCAGCAGTTCAAGCTATACGCCGCAAAATCGGCGACTTCACCCCCGAATTTGGTATTATATTAGGAACTGGCCTCGGCAAGCTCGTCAACGAAATCGAGATTGAGCATCAGATGATGTACTCAAACATCCCAAACTTTCCGATATCTACGGTGGAATTCCATTCCGGGAAATTGATATTCGGTACGTTGAACGGTCGCAAAGTAGTGGCCATGCAGGGAAGGTTACATTACTATGAAGGCTATGATATGCCAGAGATCACCTTTCCCGTTCGGGTAATGAAAGTACTTGGCATCCAGAAGCTTTTCGTATCCAATGCTTCGGGCTCGCTGAACCCAGACATTAAAAAAGGCGATATCGGTATTATTGAGGATCACATCAACCTTTTGCCGGATAATCCGTTACGGGGTTCCAACGATGAAGATTTCGGTCCGCGATTCCCGGATATGAGCCAGCCCTATAATTTCAAGATGATCGAACAGGCCTTGGACATTGCGGCCAAATTGCACGTCCGTGCCCATAAGGTGGTTTATGTCTCCGCACCCGGCCCTAATCTGGAAACCCGCGCAGAATATCGTTATATGCGTATTATCGGCGGCGATATTGTCGGTATGAGCACCGTTCCGGAAGTCATTGTCGCCAATCACATGGGACTACCGGTATTTGCGATTTCCGTTATTACCGATGAGGGTTTTCACCCAGATTTGCGTCCGGTTTCACTGAAGGAAATCGTTGAGGTGGCTACAGAGGCTGAACCTAAAATGACAAGTATTCTAAAAGAATTGATTGCCATGCAATAA
- a CDS encoding glycoside hydrolase family 9 protein: protein MKNLFSFILLLFSVLQLAAQENAWIRINQMGYLPKGKKVAVWVTKQDKGIRSFAVVDAGTKKVVLKGKSGKAFGQYGPFTKGYRLDFSNFSRKGEFFLRADDGTTSPVFKIAADAYAGAADFTLRYMRQQRTLFNPFLQDSCHTHDGFTMYASAVGLPDSTRVDVGGGWHDASDYLQYATTSANATYHLLAAYRDFPSVFGDEKQANGLDGKNGIADVLDEAIWGLDWLLKMHPDPNIMYNQIADDRDHTKMRLPGQDSVYGRGHERPVYFIDGNPQQRGKFMNNTTGTSSTAAKFVSAFGLGHDLLKDQNSGYAALLKEKAGTAYQYAYKKPGVTQTVSVKSPYIYAEDNWVDDMELAEATMFRLHGKDDYRQKAMEYARQEKVTPWMIRDTANHYQYYPFINLGHYELAKTSDKQQREEVLAYYKQGIEEVYGRAKENMFYRGVPFIWCSNNLTTSFAIQCLWYREASGDEAYAELEQANIDWLFGVNPWGTSMVYGLPAHGDTPKDPHSAFTYLHGYPIDGGLVDGPVYSTIYKNLIGIKLYKEDAYADFQSDLVVYHDDFGDYSTNEPTMDGTASLIYLLSAKEHEAKKKE, encoded by the coding sequence ATGAAAAACCTATTCTCGTTTATTTTATTGTTGTTTTCTGTGTTGCAATTGGCTGCGCAGGAAAATGCTTGGATCCGAATCAATCAAATGGGGTATTTGCCCAAGGGCAAAAAAGTGGCTGTTTGGGTGACCAAACAAGATAAAGGTATCCGCTCCTTTGCTGTAGTGGATGCGGGAACAAAAAAAGTTGTTCTGAAAGGGAAATCGGGGAAAGCATTTGGGCAGTACGGCCCATTTACAAAAGGCTATCGCTTGGATTTCAGTAATTTTTCCAGGAAAGGAGAATTTTTTCTGCGAGCTGACGACGGGACAACATCTCCTGTTTTTAAAATAGCAGCTGATGCCTATGCCGGTGCGGCGGATTTCACGTTGCGGTACATGCGGCAGCAACGCACCTTGTTCAACCCTTTCCTGCAGGATAGCTGTCATACCCATGATGGCTTTACCATGTACGCCAGTGCTGTAGGTTTGCCGGACAGTACCCGGGTGGATGTTGGTGGTGGATGGCACGATGCTTCGGATTACCTGCAGTATGCCACGACCTCTGCGAATGCAACATACCATCTTTTGGCGGCCTACCGGGATTTTCCATCCGTATTCGGAGATGAGAAGCAGGCCAATGGATTGGATGGGAAGAATGGAATCGCTGATGTGTTGGATGAAGCCATCTGGGGATTGGATTGGTTGCTCAAGATGCATCCAGATCCAAATATTATGTACAATCAGATCGCTGATGATAGAGATCACACCAAGATGCGGTTGCCCGGACAGGATTCCGTTTATGGCCGCGGGCATGAACGCCCGGTTTATTTCATCGACGGAAATCCGCAACAGCGCGGCAAGTTCATGAACAATACAACGGGAACCAGCTCCACGGCAGCTAAATTTGTAAGCGCTTTTGGTCTGGGGCATGATCTGTTAAAGGACCAGAATAGCGGTTATGCTGCATTGTTAAAGGAAAAGGCCGGAACGGCTTACCAATATGCATACAAGAAACCAGGTGTCACGCAGACAGTTTCGGTTAAATCACCTTATATTTATGCGGAAGACAATTGGGTGGATGATATGGAACTTGCCGAAGCGACCATGTTTCGCTTGCATGGTAAGGATGACTACCGCCAGAAAGCAATGGAATATGCACGGCAAGAAAAAGTTACGCCGTGGATGATACGCGATACGGCAAATCATTATCAATATTATCCATTTATTAATCTCGGCCATTATGAACTGGCAAAGACTTCCGATAAACAACAACGTGAGGAAGTTTTAGCCTATTACAAACAGGGCATTGAAGAAGTTTACGGACGCGCAAAGGAAAATATGTTCTATCGCGGTGTCCCATTCATCTGGTGCAGCAACAATTTGACGACATCCTTTGCTATCCAGTGCCTTTGGTACCGGGAGGCCAGCGGTGATGAAGCGTATGCCGAATTGGAGCAAGCCAATATTGACTGGCTATTTGGGGTGAATCCTTGGGGAACAAGTATGGTTTATGGTTTACCGGCACATGGCGATACACCAAAGGACCCTCATTCAGCGTTTACTTATTTACACGGGTACCCAATTGACGGTGGATTGGTCGATGGACCGGTATATTCAACTATTTATAAAAACCTGATCGGAATCAAATTATATAAAGAAGATGCTTACGCTGATTTTCAAAGTGACTTGGTGGTTTACCATGATGATTTTGGAGATTATAGCACCAATGAACCGACCATGGACGGTACAGCTTCACTGATTTATTTGCTGTCGGCAAAGGAACATGAAGCAAAAAAAAAAGAATAA
- a CDS encoding RagB/SusD family nutrient uptake outer membrane protein codes for MKKLSYLLIGSALLFSSCETLLDRPDLNSMVDTENTYWRNENDLRLFANDFYTNFFVGYNTGFGTAYAPLTGYNFSDDLTSENQQLALLSNIPTGSGGSNSKTPAVLRAEHPSTDWNFVWIRKANLMLNRIETFSKSKLTEDEYKHWTAVGRFFRGYDYSRMVSNFGDVPYYAEEVQPSDFDAQYKDRTPRGEVMDHVYEDFKYVLANMRENDGVGNVNRYAAAALISNMMLFEGSWQHYHNLDKTRAKKYLELARDAAQYVMDSGKFNFGADFKSLFASESLASNPEVIFFRTYDDALGIRHAVASYSNGTENQPRSANLNLIESFICNDGKTFQSSSVENADNFRLKELVKTRDPRFEATFMDTVNAPAVGTLVYAHKFAGREALTFLNSGQAYPAKWASNTNTNDAPVARYAEVVLNWVEAKQILAEFYGGAAVSQGDLDRSINAIRLRPLDAAAVAKGVKQTAPLLLGELPVDPNKDADVSQLMWEIRRERRMEFVFEYARIQDIRRWKKLDYLNFTKDNYKLGSWVIGVRDFGDKANPGKILAAFKNRLQVKKANGSIVTYDGTNDAEMEGFYVVRNFTNRLPVQPKNYLSPVSVGLVQAYADQGYTLTQTPGW; via the coding sequence ATGAAAAAATTATCATATTTACTTATCGGTTCTGCCCTGCTTTTCAGCAGTTGTGAAACGCTTTTGGATAGGCCAGATCTGAATTCCATGGTGGATACCGAAAACACCTACTGGAGAAATGAGAATGACTTGCGTCTCTTTGCCAACGATTTTTACACCAACTTCTTTGTGGGATACAATACGGGCTTTGGAACGGCATACGCTCCGCTAACGGGTTATAACTTTTCGGATGATTTAACATCCGAAAACCAGCAATTGGCCTTGTTATCCAACATCCCGACAGGTTCGGGCGGTTCGAATTCCAAAACGCCTGCTGTGTTGCGTGCCGAGCACCCAAGTACCGATTGGAACTTTGTGTGGATCCGCAAAGCAAACTTGATGCTGAACCGTATCGAGACTTTTTCGAAATCGAAACTCACTGAGGATGAATACAAACACTGGACTGCAGTTGGCCGTTTCTTCCGTGGATACGACTACAGCCGTATGGTGAGCAACTTTGGCGATGTTCCTTATTACGCTGAAGAAGTGCAGCCTAGCGATTTCGACGCGCAATATAAAGACCGTACACCACGTGGTGAGGTTATGGACCATGTCTATGAGGACTTCAAATACGTGTTGGCGAACATGCGTGAAAACGATGGTGTGGGCAATGTAAACCGTTATGCAGCCGCAGCTTTGATCTCCAACATGATGTTGTTTGAAGGTTCATGGCAGCATTACCACAACCTGGATAAAACACGCGCCAAGAAATATTTGGAATTGGCTCGCGATGCAGCGCAATATGTAATGGATTCCGGAAAATTCAACTTCGGTGCGGATTTCAAGAGCTTATTCGCTTCTGAAAGTTTAGCAAGTAATCCAGAAGTTATTTTCTTCAGAACATACGATGACGCATTGGGTATCAGACACGCTGTCGCATCGTACAGTAACGGTACGGAAAACCAACCGCGTTCAGCGAACCTGAACCTGATTGAATCCTTCATCTGTAACGATGGTAAAACTTTCCAGAGCTCTTCCGTTGAAAATGCGGATAACTTCCGCTTGAAGGAATTGGTGAAAACACGTGACCCACGTTTTGAAGCTACCTTTATGGATACGGTAAATGCACCTGCTGTTGGTACCTTGGTATATGCACATAAATTTGCAGGTCGAGAGGCTTTGACATTCCTGAACTCAGGACAAGCTTATCCTGCGAAGTGGGCATCCAATACCAACACCAACGACGCGCCTGTGGCTCGTTATGCAGAGGTTGTGTTGAACTGGGTGGAAGCGAAACAGATCCTTGCTGAGTTTTATGGTGGCGCAGCGGTTTCCCAAGGCGACTTGGACCGTTCCATCAATGCGATCCGCTTGCGTCCGTTGGATGCTGCTGCTGTAGCAAAAGGCGTTAAGCAAACCGCACCATTGCTATTGGGTGAACTTCCGGTAGATCCGAACAAGGACGCTGATGTCTCACAATTGATGTGGGAAATCCGCCGGGAGCGACGTATGGAATTCGTATTCGAATATGCACGGATCCAGGATATCCGCCGTTGGAAAAAGTTGGATTACCTGAATTTCACCAAAGACAACTATAAGTTGGGTTCATGGGTGATCGGCGTTCGTGATTTTGGCGACAAGGCGAATCCGGGCAAGATCCTTGCAGCCTTCAAAAATAGATTGCAGGTGAAAAAGGCCAATGGCTCGATCGTTACCTATGACGGTACAAACGATGCGGAAATGGAAGGTTTCTATGTGGTTAGAAACTTCACGAACCGCCTACCGGTACAACCTAAAAATTACCTTTCTCCTGTAAGTGTAGGCTTGGTTCAGGCTTATGCTGACCAAGGATATACATTAACACAGACACCAGGTTGGTAG
- a CDS encoding polysaccharide deacetylase family protein produces the protein MKDSHGAIIKGDASQRQISLVFTGDEFREGLQPIAEVLERTKVKGSFFVTGRFLEDGKSARLLKKLYDKGHLIGPHSDRHLLYAPWEDRDSLLVTKAEFRQDLQDNLLKLSKIGIADVKEFIAPYEWYNQTIADWTSELGLTLYNFTPGLRTPADYTYPQMGKKYLSSEAIIRQLLDFEERNSLNGHIVLIHLGTDPRRTDKLFNQLERLIDLLKNKNYKFVPLNEF, from the coding sequence ATAAAAGATAGCCATGGGGCTATCATCAAAGGTGATGCAAGCCAGCGACAGATTAGTCTTGTCTTTACGGGAGATGAGTTTCGGGAAGGCTTACAACCGATCGCGGAAGTACTGGAGAGAACGAAGGTTAAGGGAAGCTTTTTTGTAACGGGGCGGTTTCTGGAAGATGGAAAGTCTGCACGATTGCTCAAGAAATTATACGATAAGGGGCATCTGATTGGTCCGCATTCCGATAGGCACCTGCTGTATGCACCTTGGGAGGATAGGGATAGTCTGCTCGTTACAAAAGCGGAGTTTAGACAGGATCTTCAGGATAATCTGTTGAAATTGAGTAAGATCGGCATTGCCGATGTCAAGGAGTTTATTGCACCTTACGAGTGGTATAATCAAACCATTGCGGATTGGACATCCGAACTTGGATTGACACTTTACAACTTCACTCCTGGTTTAAGGACGCCAGCAGATTATACCTATCCGCAAATGGGCAAAAAATACCTGAGCTCGGAGGCCATCATTAGGCAACTGCTTGATTTTGAAGAGCGGAATTCCTTGAATGGACACATCGTGTTGATCCATTTAGGTACAGATCCGAGAAGAACGGATAAATTATTTAATCAGTTGGAAAGACTGATTGACTTATTGAAGAATAAAAATTATAAATTCGTGCCATTAAACGAATTCTAA